In Corallococcus exiguus, the DNA window CGCGCGTCGGTGACGCCGGGCAGGGAGGTGATTTCGGGGATGATGACGTCGCCCCGGGCGATCTGGACGCGGAACTCGGCGCCCTGGCCGGTGAGCTCCGACATGGTGCCGACCTGCGCGAGCGAGCCCTTGTCGAGGATGGCGGCCGCGTCGCACAGCTCCTCCAGCTCCTGGAGGTTGTGGCTGGAGACGACCACCGTCTGCGTGCCCTTCATGTCCTTGATGATCTGACGCACCTGCGCGGCGATGCGCGGATCCAGGCCGGCGGTGGGCTCGTCCAACAGGACGAGCGGCGGGCGGCCCATCAGGGCCTGGGCCATGGCGGCGCGCTTGGCCATGCCGTGGCTGAGCGCCTGGGTCTGGACCTTCCAAGCCTCCATCAGGCCGACCTTCTCCAGGGCGCCGCGGGCCTCGTGCTCGGGCTGGGGCAGGTCCGACAGGCGGGCCCAGTACATGAGCAGCGCGCCCACCTCCCAGCCGGGGGGCAGCACCGCGTCCTGGGGCAGCGCGCCCACACGGCCCTTGAGGGCGCCGGGCGCGGTGGGGGACACGCCCATCACCTGGAGCGAGCCCTCGGACGGGTAGAGGTAGCCGCACATCATGGAGAAGGTGGTCGTCTTGCCGGCGCCGTTCGGGCCGATGAGACCGAAGACGTCGCCCTGCCGCACCTGGAGGCTCACCGCGTTGACGGCGACCTTGGGGCCGAAGTGCTTGGAGACGTTGTTCAGCTGGATGGCCAGGTCGCTCACAGGTCCCTCGCGCGCAGGACGCCGTAGGCGCCGAAGAGGAAGACGGCCGCGAAGGCCGCGTAGGCCGCGCCGCTCATGGCGAACTCGGCGAGCTTCGGGTGCAGCAGGTTGCCCGAGTAGTACGACGGGGACAGGTAGCGCAGGAAGCGCAGCACGTTCTCCTCGCTCACGGAGCGCCCCACGGAGTCCATCAGCCAGAAGACGAAGAGCAGGATGAAGTTGAAGACCAGGCTCACCGCGGGGCTGCGGAAGAGGCTGGAGCACAGGGTGGTGAGGGACACGTACGCGAGCGAGAAGACGACGGTGGCGCTCCAGAACTTCAGGAGGTTGAGCACCAGCACGCCGAAGGCGAAGTCGTCGTTGATGATGCGCGCGTAGATGAAGATGGCCAGGTCGATGATCAGCACCAGCCCCACCAGCAGCGTGGCCTGGGAGAGGAACTTGCCCAGGAGCACCGACGAGCGGCGCGCGCGCACCGTGAGATAGCGCATGGAGCGCGGCCCCACTTCGCCGCTCACCTGGTCGAAGCCCATCAGCGCGACGTAGGCGGGCAGGAAGAAGAGGGTGATCTTGAAGACGATGAGCACCACGATGGGCACCTTCGCCAGCGCCTCCATCATCGCGGCGTCGTTGCTGGCGAGGAAGCCCAGCACCCCCTGGTGCATCTGCTCCGCGGCCTGCGCGGCCATCTCCGAGTCCCCGCCGGATTCGGCGAGCTTCGCGTTCACCTGGGCCTGCAGCTCCCGGGTGACGAAGCCCACCACGAGCAGCACCAGCGCGGAGAACATGCTGTAGAGGCCGAGCAGCACGATGGCCCGGCCGCTCTTCATGGCCCGACGCAGCTCGGCTGCCCAGATCACCAATGTCTCTTTGAGTCCGTCCAAGGTGCACAGGACCCTACTGGACCTCCGGGCACCTTCCCAGGTTTCTCGCGGACGAAGGCAGCAGTCGAGGAGGCAAGCCGTGGACAGCGCGCTCTCAGCGACTAGGATCCGGCGGCTTGCTCCCTGCCCCCCAAGGAGAGCCCCGACGCATGACGATTCGCCGCCTCTTCGCCGCCCTGCCGCTGTTCCCCCTCACGCTGCTCCTGGGCGCCTCCGCGCCCGGGCCGGACGCGAACACCGCGCCGTCACCCGCCGCCCCGTCGGATGCCCAGGTGCTGGCGCAGTCGGTGAGCGCCCTGGGAACGGACGCGGGGCCCGTGGGCGCCCGTGCGCTGGTGGAGAAGGTGGAGGCCGAGCAGCGCGCCCAGTCAGCTTCGCTGGACGCGGGGGGCTCCGCGAGCGTCGCGCAGGCTCCAGATTCCGGGACCGCCGGTGAAGCCGTGGCGGTCACTCCGCCCGAGGATTCGCGCCCGGTGGATGCCCGCGCGCTGGCGGAGGCGCTGGCTTCGAAGGACGCCGCCGCGTTGGAGCCCGGGATGGTGCCTCCGATGCCGGTGCCCTCGCGGGAGAAGGCGCCGCCGTTCGGCAAGCTCCAGGGGCTGCCGCGCGCGCAGGACCTGGTGGCCCGCGCGAAGCTGGAGGGCAACAAGCTGGTGGTGAAGGGCGGCAAGAACGCGCCGGATCAGGTGCTCACCATCGACCCTGGCCTCCAGGCGTCGCTCACGAAGATCATGCAGAACTACCAGGTGCCCTACGGCGCCGCGGTGGTGCTGGAGCCCTCCACCGGCCGCGTGCTCGCGATGGCGGAGCACTCGGAGGCGAAGCCGGAGCTTCGCGGGCTGCCCATCCGCGCGGTGTACCCGGCCGCGAGCATCTTCAAGATCGTCACCGGCAGCGCGCTCCTGGAGGCCGGCGTGTCGGCCGACACCGAGGCCTGCTTCCACGGCGGCAAGCGTCGGCTGAACGAGCGGCAGCTGGAGGACACCGAGCGCGACGGCGCCTGCTATTCGCTGGCGCTGGCCATGGGCAAGAGCGCCAACGTCATCTTCGCCAAGATGACCAGCAAGCACCTGACTGCGGACTCCCTCAAGCGCATGGCGGCGCGCCTGCGCTTCAACCGCGAGATTCCCTTCGCGCAGCCGCTGGACGTGTCGCTCGCGTACATCCCGGAGGACGGCTTCGCGCTCGCCAACACCGGCGCGGGCTTTGGCGACGTGTACCTGTCCCCGCTGCACGGCGCGCTGCTGGCGTCGGTGGCCGCCAACGAGGGCCGTTGGGTGGACCCCGTGCTGGTGGAGCCGGAGCCCTTCATGCCCCTGCCGGAGCCGGAGCCCGTACTCACCCCCACCGCCGCGCATGAGCTCACGCGGATGCTGGAGGAGACCGTCACCCACGGCACCGCGCGCGGCGTCTTCCGTGAGCGCGGCTTCCAGGTGAAGGATGCGGTGGGCAAGACGGGCACGCTCGCGGACCGCGAGCCCTTCCGCGACTACTCGTGGTTCGTGGGCTTCGCGCCCAAGGACAACCCGCGCGTGGCCGTGGCCGCCCTCATCGTGAATGACCCGAAGTGGCGCATCCGCGGCTCCTACCTGGGCCGCGAGGCCCTGCGCCTGGCGTTGGAGCGCATCCCCGCGCCGGTGGAGTTGACGGCCCCCGCGGGCGCCGCCGGCAAGCACTGAAGCGGGACGTCAGGACAGCGGACGCGCGGTGAGCTTCACCAGCCCCGTGGCCACGAAGCCCTGGAAGAACTTCAGGGCCTCCAGCTCCTGGAGGGGCGACACGTGCACGATGGCGGCCACGTCCCGCCGCCCGTCGATGCGCGACAGCAGGTAGCGCTCCGGTGACGTGAGGGGCAGCGTCTTCAGGTGCGCGGGCGTCACCATCAGCGCCGGCACCCGCGACGGCTCCATCAGCGCCTTGCGCAGCTCCGCGAGCAGCCTGCCTTCCGCTTCGCGCAGCAGCTTCGTGGTGTGCTCGCTGGGCGCGATTTCGTGCGCGCGCCGGGCCAGCGCCTCGCCGTCGCGCAGGTTGCCCGCGTCCAGGAAGAGCTGGGCGGCCTGGAGCACCTCGTCGGAGGAGGACTCGGAGCCGATGACGCCGCCGGAGTCCAGGGCGTCCTCGTCGTCCTCCTCCACCACGACGACGGTGGGCGCGCCGGGATCCGGGGAGGGCAGGGGCGCTTCGTCGGACACCCGCAGCGCGTCCTGGCGGTAGAGCGCGTACAGCCGTTGGTAGAGGAAGAAGTCGGTGGCGTGCAGCGCCAGCGCCATGCCGTCGATGCTGAGGCCTTCCTTCGCGAGCTGCACGATGCGCTCGTCCATGCTGCCGGCCTTGCGGTCCGTCAGCTTGCGCTCGTCCACCTCCAGGCGCACGCGGCCGGAAGGGAACACCGCGCGGATGGCCTGCCAGGCCGTCTCTCGGAACTCGCCCTCGCGGTGCACGTCCAGCAGGTCCACGCTGACGTCCAGGCCCTCCAGCTCTGGCGCATCGTCCGTGGGGCGGAAGTCGAAGCCGCCTTCCTCCCACGTGAAGGCGTCCAGCAGCATCTCCCGGAACTTGTGGGAGAGCACCGTGCGCACGGTGGCTTCCGACACCGTGCCCGTCATGATCAGGATCTTCCCCAGCAGGATGTGCGTCTCCGCCTGCGTGGAGAACGCGCGCTCCAGTTGATCCTCCGTCAGGTGACCCTGGTTGATCAGGAACTGGCCGAAGTACTCGCGGGGCTGGTTGGAGCTGGCGGTGATGACGTTGCCGTCGCGCAGCAAGAGCTGCTTGCGCACGTCTCCCCGCTCCACGTTCAGGGTGCCGGTGGCCCGGCGATTCCCGAGGTGGACGACCAGGTCCTTGAGGGGCATCGTCGAAAAATCACCACACACGCCGCGCATCGAGCGCCCATCCTGCAACGCATGCGAGTCGATATCTACTCGAAACCCCGGTGTTCCCTCTGTGTGAAGGCCATTGCCGTGGTCGAAGAGGTGCGGACCCGGCTGCCGTTCGAGCTCTACGTCACCGACATCCTCCAGAGCCCGGACCTCTTCGAGGCCTGGCGTTACGACATCCCCGTGGTCCTCATTGATGGGGTGCCCGCCTTCAAGCACCGGGTCGACGCGGAGACCCTGGAAGTCCGGATCCGCGAGGTGATGAATGGCATACCCATTGCTAAAACCGTGGGCCAGGATGGGTAACGAAGTGCCCTTCCCTAAGAAATCCAAGGGGATACGGAGGGCGCGAAAGTAGCGGGGCTGTAAATCTGGGCAGGCGGGCAGGGTGGCGGGGCAGAAAATGCTGGAAGGGAGGGCACGGCGGTGGGTGTGAAGCGCAAGGGAGCGGGAAAGTCGGGCCAGCCGCCTACGGTGCTGCTGGTGGAGCCTCGCGCGGAGGACCTGGAGCGCACCCGGGCGCTCCTGGGGGAGGCTGGTTTCCGAGTGGTGCCCCTGACGCGCTTCGACGCGGCGGTGCCGTTGTTCGAGGTGATCCGTCCGGATGCCGTACTGCTGGCCGCGCAGCCGCCGGACTACGCGGCGATCCAGACGGCGCGGCGCCTGCGTCAGGTGGGCAAGGGCACGGTGCCGATGATGTACCTGGTGGATTCGCACGACCGGGACGCGTGGCGCTTCTGCGTGGAGAAGGGGCAGTGCGTGGACGTGGTGCCTCGCACGGTGGATGGCGCGGAGCTGTCCATGAAGCTGCACGCGCAGATGCGGCTCAAGCAGTCGGTGGAGCGCGCGGCCGCGGGTGAAGAGGCCGGCACGGCGCTGGCGCTGCACGACCCCGTGACGGGGCTCTACAACCGGCCCTTCCTGCTGGCCCTCATCGGGCTGGAGGCACGGCGGACGGAGCGCTACGGCGGGACATTCTCGGTGGTGGCGGCGGAGGTGACGGGTTGGAGCGCGCTTCGCAAGGAGCACGGCAAGAGCATGGCGGAGCGGCTGCTCGTCTACAGCGCGGTGGTGCTGGGGCAGACGGTGCGCGAGGCGGACGCGGTGGCGCGGGTGGGCGACAGTCAGTTCGCCATGCTGCTGCCGGGCACGCCGGCGGAGTCGGTGCCGGAGGTGCTGGCCCGGGTGGAGGCCCGGTTCGAGGCCGCCCGGTTCCAGATGGAGGGTCGCGTGGTGCGTACGTCGCTGGAGCTGGGAGCGGTGAGCTTCCCGGACACGGTGGGGGCTCCCACCCAGCTGTTGGCCGCGGCACTGCAGACCTTGAGGCGTACACGCGAGCTTCGGCGGGCAGCCGGTCCAGCCCGTCTGATGTCGGTTTGATTCAGTTCACGAGGGTTTGATGCACAGGGCGAGCGGAGGCGTGGGGATGGATCGGATCGCGGTGCTGGTGGTGGATGACGAGGAGTCGGTGCGCACGTTCCTTTCCGAGCTGCTGGGGAGCTCGGGGTACCAGGTGCGCTGTGCTTCGAGCGGTTCGCAGGCGCTGGAGATGCTCTCTGGCGGCTCGTTCGACGCGGTGCTGCTGGACGTGGTGATGCCGGAGATGAGTGGTCTGGAGGTGCTGCGCCGCTACCGGAGCACGGGCGGCGCGGCTCCGGTCATCGTGTTGAGCGCGCTGTCGGGCGCTGACGACGCGGTGCGCGCGATGAAGATGGGCGCCTCCGACTATCTGGCGAAGCCCTTTGGCAACGACGAGCTGCAGGACGTGCTCGCGCGCGCCCTGGGGACCCGCGTTCCGGAGCGGCAGGCGACCGCGCCCGCGCCCCGCGTGGTGTTGACGCCCGCCGAGGCCGCGGCGGAGGCCCGCGTGCTCATCTCCACGTCGCCGGCCATGCGCCGCGCGCGTGCGCTGGTGGAGCGCATCGCGGACACGGACGTGCCGGTGCTGCTGCTGGGTGAGTCCGGCACGGGCAAGGAAGTGATTGCCCGGGAAATCCATGCGCGCAGCCAGCGCCATGGCCGGCCGTTCATCAAGGTGAACTGCGCGGCGCTGCCGGGCGAGCTGCTGGAGAGCGAGCTGTTCGGCCACGAGCGCGGCGCCTTCACGGGCGCCACGGCGGAGAAGCCGGGCAAGTTCGAGCTGGCGGATCAGGGCACCATCTTCCTGGACGAGATTGGCGAGATGGCCATCCGCCTCCAGGCGAAGCTGCTCCAGGTGTTGCAGGACGAGGAGTTCTTCCGCGTCGGCGGCAAGAAGAGCGTCCGCGTGGACAGCCGCGTGGTGGTGGCGACGAACCGCGACCTGGAGAAGGAGATCGCGCTCGGCAACTTCCGCGAGGACCTGTACTACCGCCTCAACGTGGTGGCCATCCGCCTGCCGCCCCTTCGCGAGCGCCGCGAGGACGTGGTGCCGCTCACCGACCACTTCCTCAAGAAGTACGGCAAGGGCTTCATGACGAACGTGTCCGAGCTGCCCTCGGAGGTGCTCCACGCGTTCAGCGACTACGAGTGGCCGGGCAACGTGCGCGAGCTGGAGAACATGGTGCGCCGGCTGTGCGTGCTGAAGGACCCGACCCTGGTGCTGGATGAAATCCGCGCCGGTGGCCGTGCTCCGGCGAGCGCCCCGTCGCTGCCCACGTCGTTCGGCGGTGGGGACGAGTTCAGCCCGCCTCCGTCGCGCTACGTGGACGAGTCCGCTCGCGTCTTCGCGGCTCCTCCATCCGCGCACGCGACGGCTTCGGGCGCCGGTGTGCAGGTGCTGGAGATGCCCGCGCGCGGCGTGGTGATGACGCCTCCGCCGGTGATGACGGATGCAACGCCGTTCAACGCCGTGGCGCCGCAGCGCTACGCGAACCCGTTCGATGCTCCGCAGCCTCCGCCTCCGCCGCCTCCGGCCGGGGAGCTGTCGCTCAAGGACATCGGCAAGCGCGCGGCGATGCTCGCGGAGCGCGAGGCCATCCTCGCGATGCTCCAGCGCACCGCGTGGAACAAGCGCCGCGCGGCGGGCAAGCTGCGCATCAGCTACAAGGCGCTGCTCTACAAGATCAAGGAGTGCGGCATCATCGACCCTCGCGCGAGCGCGGAGTTCTAGGCCGCGACTGACAACGTGAAATGACGGCCCTTCTTCCGGATGACGGGAGGAGGGCCGTTCACTTTGGGCGTGGGCCTTGCGCGGGGCGGGCGTTGCCCGGTATCGCGGAGGCCATGACCGCTCCGCTCCTCCTGCTTGGCTGTGGTTACACGCTCACGCGGTTCGCGGTGGCGGAGGCCCGCTCGGGCCGGGAGGTCCTGGCCACGACTCGGGACGCCGCTCGCCGTTCGGTGCTGGAGAGCGCGGGTGTCCACGTCGTGTCGATTGACGACGCGCTGTCACGGGTAGAGGGCGCGCACGTCGTGACCTCCGTTCCTCCGGAGGCCGGGTTGGATGCCCGCTTCGCGGAAGCACTGTCCCGCTCGCGTCCCGCCCGGCTCGTCTACCTGTCTTCCACGGGCGTCTATGGCTCCGCTCGCGGACACGTGGATGAGTCCACGCCGGTCGACAATACCTCCACGGTCTCCCGCGCACGCCTGGAGGCAGAGGACCTCTTCCTCCCCCTGGGTGCGAGCGTCATGCGCATCTCGGGCATCTACGGCCCGGGGCGCGGCACGTCCGGACGCTTGAAGGCGGGCACGCTGCGCATCCCTGACTCGGGTGGAGGACGGCTGTCGCGCATCCACGTGGACGACCTGGTGGGCGCGGTGCGCGTGGTGCTCGAACGCGGCGCTCCTGGGGAGGTGTACTGCGTGGCCGACCGCCGCCCCGCGACGCAGGAGGAGACGGCCTCGTGGCTCTGTCAGCAGCTGGGCCTCCCCATGCCGCCGCGCGTGCCCTTCGAGTCCCTCCATGAATCGCTGCGCGGCGACCGCGCCATCAGCGCCGCGAAGCTGGAGGCCCTGGGCTGGACGCCGCGCTACCCGGACTTCACCACGGGCTTCCTCGCGGCGATGGAGGAGGAAGCGCGCGGCTGAGAACTACTCGGGTGACTCCGCCCTCAGGAGCTGTTGCAGGTCGAGCTCCGACCAGTCCAGCTCCTGCTCCACCTGCTGGAATGCCGCGTCCCCGATGGTGCCGTTCGCCCGGAGCTCCGCCAGCTTCCGCCGTCCCGCGGCCATCGCGGTGCGCACCGTCTCCGCGTCCGCGGTGGGCGGCCCCCAGGGAGAGCTGGGACTCGCGGAGCCCATGAGGGCGTGTTCATCCAGGAGCTGGCGCGCGCGCCGCAGCTGCAGTTCGTACCTGCGGCGAACGAGGGTCGCCATCTCCGTGCCTTCGGACTCGTTCGTGGCCTCCAGCCCGGCGCGCAGCGTCTCCACCCGGGCGAGCCGCACCTCGTGGTCCACCTCGCCGTCGTCGTCCAGCTTCAGCCGCGTCATCAGGGGCTTGAGCGTCATCCCCTGCACCACGAGCGTCCCCAGCACCACGGAGAAGGACGTGAAGAGGATGAGGTCCCGGTAGGGGAAGGGCGGGCCGCCTTCGCCTCCCGTGGGCAGCGCCAGCGCCGCCGCGAGCGTCACGATGCCTCGCATCCCGCACCAGCCCACCAGCACGGCCGCGCTCGGCGAGAGCGTGACGGGGCTGGACTTCGACTTGCGCTGTCTCCAACGGTTGAACGCCGCCGCCCCCATCACCCAGGCGATGCGCGCGAGGATGGCCGCGCCCGTCACCACCGCCGCGATGGCGCCGTACTCCAGCCACGTCTCCCGGTCGAAGCGCGCGACGATGCCCTTCAACTGGAAGCCCACGAGCACGAAGGCCAGCACGTTCAACACGAATGTCGCCACCTCCCACACCGCGTAGGACGGGATGCGGATCCGCGCGGGCGTCACCACGGAGGCCGTGCGGGAGATGGTCATCGCGTAGACCACCGTCGTCAGGATGCCGGACAGGTGCAGCCGCTCCGCGAGGATCCACACCGCGAACGTGCTGCCGAACTGGGTGATGACCGCCGTGGACACGTCCTCGACGCTGGCGTTGATGCGCAGGCTCACCCGCGACAGCACGACGCCCAGGAGCACGCTGGCCACCGTGACGACGAGCAGCGTGGGCACCGCGCTCCAACCCAGCACGCCGCCCGCGGCCACGGCCCCCAGCGCGAGCCGGTAGATGAGCAGGGCGCTCGCGTCGTTGAAGAGGCTTTCGCCCTCCAGGATGACCATCAGCCGGTGCGGG includes these proteins:
- a CDS encoding ABC transporter ATP-binding protein, whose protein sequence is MSDLAIQLNNVSKHFGPKVAVNAVSLQVRQGDVFGLIGPNGAGKTTTFSMMCGYLYPSEGSLQVMGVSPTAPGALKGRVGALPQDAVLPPGWEVGALLMYWARLSDLPQPEHEARGALEKVGLMEAWKVQTQALSHGMAKRAAMAQALMGRPPLVLLDEPTAGLDPRIAAQVRQIIKDMKGTQTVVVSSHNLQELEELCDAAAILDKGSLAQVGTMSELTGQGAEFRVQIARGDVIIPEITSLPGVTDARMEGTDVLRVRFDGQAHKAEEVISHTVGHLIQHQVLILGVSRGRRLEDRVLQLL
- a CDS encoding ABC transporter permease, which translates into the protein MKSGRAIVLLGLYSMFSALVLLVVGFVTRELQAQVNAKLAESGGDSEMAAQAAEQMHQGVLGFLASNDAAMMEALAKVPIVVLIVFKITLFFLPAYVALMGFDQVSGEVGPRSMRYLTVRARRSSVLLGKFLSQATLLVGLVLIIDLAIFIYARIINDDFAFGVLVLNLLKFWSATVVFSLAYVSLTTLCSSLFRSPAVSLVFNFILLFVFWLMDSVGRSVSEENVLRFLRYLSPSYYSGNLLHPKLAEFAMSGAAYAAFAAVFLFGAYGVLRARDL
- a CDS encoding penicillin-binding transpeptidase domain-containing protein; amino-acid sequence: MTIRRLFAALPLFPLTLLLGASAPGPDANTAPSPAAPSDAQVLAQSVSALGTDAGPVGARALVEKVEAEQRAQSASLDAGGSASVAQAPDSGTAGEAVAVTPPEDSRPVDARALAEALASKDAAALEPGMVPPMPVPSREKAPPFGKLQGLPRAQDLVARAKLEGNKLVVKGGKNAPDQVLTIDPGLQASLTKIMQNYQVPYGAAVVLEPSTGRVLAMAEHSEAKPELRGLPIRAVYPAASIFKIVTGSALLEAGVSADTEACFHGGKRRLNERQLEDTERDGACYSLALAMGKSANVIFAKMTSKHLTADSLKRMAARLRFNREIPFAQPLDVSLAYIPEDGFALANTGAGFGDVYLSPLHGALLASVAANEGRWVDPVLVEPEPFMPLPEPEPVLTPTAAHELTRMLEETVTHGTARGVFRERGFQVKDAVGKTGTLADREPFRDYSWFVGFAPKDNPRVAVAALIVNDPKWRIRGSYLGREALRLALERIPAPVELTAPAGAAGKH
- a CDS encoding DUF4388 domain-containing protein, coding for MRGVCGDFSTMPLKDLVVHLGNRRATGTLNVERGDVRKQLLLRDGNVITASSNQPREYFGQFLINQGHLTEDQLERAFSTQAETHILLGKILIMTGTVSEATVRTVLSHKFREMLLDAFTWEEGGFDFRPTDDAPELEGLDVSVDLLDVHREGEFRETAWQAIRAVFPSGRVRLEVDERKLTDRKAGSMDERIVQLAKEGLSIDGMALALHATDFFLYQRLYALYRQDALRVSDEAPLPSPDPGAPTVVVVEEDDEDALDSGGVIGSESSSDEVLQAAQLFLDAGNLRDGEALARRAHEIAPSEHTTKLLREAEGRLLAELRKALMEPSRVPALMVTPAHLKTLPLTSPERYLLSRIDGRRDVAAIVHVSPLQELEALKFFQGFVATGLVKLTARPLS
- a CDS encoding glutaredoxin family protein, whose translation is MRVDIYSKPRCSLCVKAIAVVEEVRTRLPFELYVTDILQSPDLFEAWRYDIPVVLIDGVPAFKHRVDAETLEVRIREVMNGIPIAKTVGQDG
- a CDS encoding GGDEF domain-containing response regulator yields the protein MGVKRKGAGKSGQPPTVLLVEPRAEDLERTRALLGEAGFRVVPLTRFDAAVPLFEVIRPDAVLLAAQPPDYAAIQTARRLRQVGKGTVPMMYLVDSHDRDAWRFCVEKGQCVDVVPRTVDGAELSMKLHAQMRLKQSVERAAAGEEAGTALALHDPVTGLYNRPFLLALIGLEARRTERYGGTFSVVAAEVTGWSALRKEHGKSMAERLLVYSAVVLGQTVREADAVARVGDSQFAMLLPGTPAESVPEVLARVEARFEAARFQMEGRVVRTSLELGAVSFPDTVGAPTQLLAAALQTLRRTRELRRAAGPARLMSV
- a CDS encoding sigma-54-dependent transcriptional regulator yields the protein MDRIAVLVVDDEESVRTFLSELLGSSGYQVRCASSGSQALEMLSGGSFDAVLLDVVMPEMSGLEVLRRYRSTGGAAPVIVLSALSGADDAVRAMKMGASDYLAKPFGNDELQDVLARALGTRVPERQATAPAPRVVLTPAEAAAEARVLISTSPAMRRARALVERIADTDVPVLLLGESGTGKEVIAREIHARSQRHGRPFIKVNCAALPGELLESELFGHERGAFTGATAEKPGKFELADQGTIFLDEIGEMAIRLQAKLLQVLQDEEFFRVGGKKSVRVDSRVVVATNRDLEKEIALGNFREDLYYRLNVVAIRLPPLRERREDVVPLTDHFLKKYGKGFMTNVSELPSEVLHAFSDYEWPGNVRELENMVRRLCVLKDPTLVLDEIRAGGRAPASAPSLPTSFGGGDEFSPPPSRYVDESARVFAAPPSAHATASGAGVQVLEMPARGVVMTPPPVMTDATPFNAVAPQRYANPFDAPQPPPPPPPAGELSLKDIGKRAAMLAEREAILAMLQRTAWNKRRAAGKLRISYKALLYKIKECGIIDPRASAEF
- a CDS encoding SDR family oxidoreductase: MTAPLLLLGCGYTLTRFAVAEARSGREVLATTRDAARRSVLESAGVHVVSIDDALSRVEGAHVVTSVPPEAGLDARFAEALSRSRPARLVYLSSTGVYGSARGHVDESTPVDNTSTVSRARLEAEDLFLPLGASVMRISGIYGPGRGTSGRLKAGTLRIPDSGGGRLSRIHVDDLVGAVRVVLERGAPGEVYCVADRRPATQEETASWLCQQLGLPMPPRVPFESLHESLRGDRAISAAKLEALGWTPRYPDFTTGFLAAMEEEARG
- a CDS encoding Na+/H+ antiporter, which encodes MLVFEIVIALLLGGAGLAALSRRLGTPYPALVALAGAVLALVPGSPELVLDPELALTLFVAPVLLDAAFDASPRDLRANWRPVASLALGAVVLTVIAVAVAVKWMVPAMPWAAAIALGAIVAPPDAAAATAVLKQLKPPHRLMVILEGESLFNDASALLIYRLALGAVAAGGVLGWSAVPTLLVVTVASVLLGVVLSRVSLRINASVEDVSTAVITQFGSTFAVWILAERLHLSGILTTVVYAMTISRTASVVTPARIRIPSYAVWEVATFVLNVLAFVLVGFQLKGIVARFDRETWLEYGAIAAVVTGAAILARIAWVMGAAAFNRWRQRKSKSSPVTLSPSAAVLVGWCGMRGIVTLAAALALPTGGEGGPPFPYRDLILFTSFSVVLGTLVVQGMTLKPLMTRLKLDDDGEVDHEVRLARVETLRAGLEATNESEGTEMATLVRRRYELQLRRARQLLDEHALMGSASPSSPWGPPTADAETVRTAMAAGRRKLAELRANGTIGDAAFQQVEQELDWSELDLQQLLRAESPE